The Branchiostoma lanceolatum isolate klBraLanc5 chromosome 7, klBraLanc5.hap2, whole genome shotgun sequence nucleotide sequence TGGAACAAAAGTCCAACTGTGTCACTTCAAAACACTCTTTCACAACGGACTGTCTTGTCAGAATGCGTTCAAGAAGTGAACACGTCACTGTATTATGTCATATCTTTATACATCATACCGTTATACTATGTGCATATAACAATCACGTTTGCAGTGTGTGCGGTTTATTACATTATTGAAACGTTACACGCAACTCTCCAGCAAGATTTGAAAGCCTCACCAATAGAATTACATTTTTCAAATCAATCCTTTATTATAGATTAAACCGTGATGAGATAACGACAACATGTGGCTACCTGGATCCGTACAGATGCCAAAGACTCTGACAACATTTTCGGACTGGAATTTCATCAGGACTTCAGCCTCCCTTCGCAGATCCATCGCTGATGTCTGGCTGTCCTGTCGGTCACTATGAATTGTCCACATGCATTATCGAATTGCAAAAATAATGGTGGTGAAATATAGCAAACAACAATCAAAGAAAGGAAAGGTTTCGTGCTATGCCTTTATTTGCCTAGGCCTCTGGGTAAAATAGATGCAGAGGCGGGGAAAATGACGCAGAATCAAAACTAAGTGCGAAAAATGAAGTAAAACAAAGCAATAGTGGTTCAGTGAAATGTAAATTAAAACGTACTAGTGGGGCCCACCATCGGGCACGTGTAGCTTCTTGATGGCGAGGGGTCCCGGAGTGTTTCTGAACGCCCCCTTGTAGACACTGCCCAGCTCGCTCCTCTCGCTTCCCGTTATCTCGTTCTCAGGGAGCGGGTTGAAGTTCAACTCCTCCAGACTGATGCTAGGAGTGGTGTCCTGAGCCGCGCATACAGGGTTTCTATATTCTAAAAATGAATGTGAGAcgccataaacaaacaaacaaacaaacaaacaaatagtatGTAAGAACTATTCCCAACTAACGTTACACACCAGGCGTAAATTATTTTTGTCTACATGACCATGTGAACCGTCAAGCAacattttattgattttcagGTACATTTTGCCATCGGCGTCACATAACTAAGGGCCAAATTGTCAGTAgttttcatacattttcatttgcatatcacgTTTTGTCACAAAGCTACTAGATTTGTTATATATGTTACATTCCAAGGTGACAACGTTGAGATAACGATGATTTTGTTAAGGCCAAGAAGTAGTCGGATTGATGTTCATCATATATTGGTGAAAACAAAGTAGAGAAAGGTGCAGGGGTTGAGGTATGTTGATGTAAACACATCCGACTGAACCGTGAATCAGTTTGGTTCCACTTTCATTTTTGCCATGTTTGCTACTTCCGTCCACCATTATCGGAGGAGCAGACGACAGGATCCATTTTACCAACAGCATTTCTATAATAGTGACGTATCATTTTTGACAGAAACGTCAATTGCTACAAATTAACATGTAGTAGAGACAAGTTCAGCTTAAAGTAAAGAAACCCACGTCACTCACCGGAAGCTAGAACATTTCCTCCCCCTGCCTGTTGACCTTCAATCCCTAAGGTAAATAGAAAAGACAGCTTGGATCAGAACGGTACGTTGACTGTACGTTGAGAGTCTGCCAGGTTAGATGCATGAACATGAACACAAGCTAGAGCAAGTGTGTAAAACTGCAAGTACCGTATATATTCGAGGATACGGCTTCATCGGATCGTCCGATAATATCACAACTCTCACCTCCTGGCATCACAGGTGTATTTCCCACATCACCCAGGTCTGCTCTGGcgtcttcttcatcttccttcttcattTTGGTCTCTGAAAACTCCTCCACAATCCTGGTCTTCTGTTCGTCGCTCAGAGCGAGGAGTAAACTTGGCAGGAGCCGACGCAGCCGATCACCGAACGCATCGAAGTCGGACTTGGCGTTTTCCCTACCCAAGATGGGAGCCACATTGTGGATGTCTTGTGAGAAAATTGTCAGGTAATCCTTAGCACCCTCAAGAAGGCTGTGGAACTCACGGAGCGCTTTCTGGTGACTTTCAGCTTCATCCAGGGTTAAGACTCTCCGCATCGAGTCGTCTTTGACCAGTTCTGAGTTGATTTCGTTTATCCTGGTCGCAAGACGAGCGATGGAACAACTGTTGACGGTGGCTCGTTCAACTAGGCGGTTCACTTCCCCAGTTAAACGTTCTAAGTCTGACAGAAGTGCCATTTCACAGTAATCACACGTCGCCCCTCCACACACAACACAGATCTATGGTATAGTCATTAAAAACCTACACAGACGAACAATTTTCTCCCTGTCGTAGCCTTCCGGACCCACCgaaactactagtatgtaacgttagcgGTAGGACCCGGAAATAAGAACTGCTCGGATCACGGTTGACACCGTAGGACCTTGCAGTACTACTGAACTGACCAGGTATCGTCAGCAGCAAAGCGCACAATCTTCGTGGTTtgcatatttatttatttatttattacttcCTCAAACGTACATAGGCAGGGAAatacacacatgatataccctGAATTGCGTAGGtttgttacaaagaaacttATACGTGCAGAATGtccacaaacaaaaatacataatatattaacAAACACTAAGCATAGATCCGAACTCACAGGCTGATGGTAATGCTAGGAAATAGAGTCATTATAAAGTCTGACTGCAGTGTGGAGAAACGACTGTTTCAGTCTGTCAGTTCTTGCCTTGGGGAGAGTGAACGCGTTCTTGTTCCTCAGTTGCCTGCCAGTAACTGTGCGTCTTTGAGGAGGCACAAGATCATGCAGTGGATGTTCGGGACTTAACATGTCCTTAAAGAGCTTTACTGCAGCAGCTTCTCTCCGTTCCTTCAAGGAAGGTAGGTTGGGAACTGATCGCCTACCCCCGAGAGAGATAATACGGAGGGCCCGTTTCTGTACACGTTCTATGCTGTCCGATTGTTCTTTGCTACAACCTACCAGCAGAACGTGACCGTATTCAAGAACGCTACGAATAAGTGACAGGTAAATCTGAACCAGGTCAGCCACGCACATCCCCTGTTTAGTCAGTAGTCTGAGATAGTGCAGCCTGCTCGATGCTTTTGAAACGAGGGATTGTACATGGTCGTGCCATGACAGCTTGCAGTCGAAGATGAACCCAAGGCCCTTTGCGACCCTTGAGAGTGGTACAGGTTCCCCGCCGAGCGAGAGTGACGGCAAAAGTGGAATATTTCTGCTGAAGCAAATCAACAGAGACTGACTTTTTTTGCCGTTTAGCAGCATGTCATTGCACTCCGCCCAGGAATCAAGCTGTAGCGCTTCCTCTCTCATCCTGTTATCCACGCGATCCTTCCCCAGGGAGATAGACCTCGACAAACCCACGTCGTCTGCGTAGCCGACATCAAGAGTGTCGCTGTAGACTACGTCTCGAGTACTCATGAACAGGAGGAAAAGGTAGGGTGACAGTACACCTCCCTGAGGTACCCCCGAAGTGAGTACTCTCCACTCGCTGACTTTGCCGTTAGCAACCACTCTCTGGGTACGGCCCTGCAGATAGTTCTGTATCCAGGCTACCATGCGTGGATTGGTCACCACGTCGTTCACTCGTTGAAGGAAGATTGAATGGTTCACTCTGTCAAATGCTTTGCTCATGTCTGCGAACAAAGCAAGGACTGCTGCGTGACGTCTTGAGTCTAAGGCTGACAGCCACGTGTGTACCATCCTTATGGCCGCTAAGACAGTGGAAGAACCCTTCAGGTAAGCGTACTGGTTTCTAATGGCAGGTGTAATAGAGGGCAGTAGTCTTTTCAGAATACACCGTTCCATGAGCTTGGCCGCTACGGGTAAGAGGGACACGGGCCTCATCTCACTGGCGTTAGCTGCACCCTTAGATTTTGGCACAGGGACAACGTTTGCTGCTTTCCAAATACTAGGAACAACACCCTCCTCATACGAAGCGTTAAACAGGTGGGTGATGACTGGCGCCAAGTCGTCAGCGTAATGCTTGAGAGTCCATGTTGGGAGATCATCAGGGCCGCTTGCCTTGTGAGGGTTTAAGTCCTTAAGAAGAGTCTTCACCTCACCGATCGAACACAAGTCAACGCATGGAGTCGGACACTGCAGGGGGAACAGGTGCAAAGACGTTCCAGGACACCACGCTGAGGCAAAGTACTGATTTAGGACCTCGGCCACCTCGTGGTCTGGCACGTCTTCAATGGTGGTACTATTAGATCTCTCTTGTGCTCTGCCAAGTTCACGGTTAACAGAGCCCCACCACTTACGTGGGTTTTCCTGTTTGAGGGTTTGTATGAAGTTTCTGTAGTGCCAGTTCTTGGCATGCCTGATGCTGGTTTGAACTTTGTTTCTGAAAGTTTTCCACCGAGCAGACTTGCCATGCCGCTTGAACTCCTCAGCCCTTTTCCTGATAGCGCGTTTGACGCCCTCAGTCATCCACTTCTTGTCACAGGCTTTTGTCGCCGACACTTTTACAGGAAGATGCTGATTCACTAAGGTCATGGTCAAACTGTAGAAGGTCTTGACTTTCTCTTCGACCAAGGCTGCTTCATAAACAGGAGACCAGTCCGTCGTGGCGAGGGACAAACCGAGATTCAACTTCGTTACTGCAGTTGCTACTCTTCGCATGACCTTGACTGGTTTACTTCTGGTCAGATGTTCTACACAAGGTGGCAAAAGTACAGAGGAGTGGTCGCTGGAACCGATGGGTGGAAGGGTACGGGGTTTACAGTAGTATTGAGCTAAGTTAGTTAGAATCAAGTCGAGTGTGGCCGAGCCACGCGTAGCCTGAGTCACCACTTGCTTGAGATGAGGATGCACTGTGATGAGCTTCTGAATTGGTAGATTGTTGAAGTCGCCACACAACAACAGTCCAGCGTGTGGTtgtttacgatataaacagTCGCAGGAGGTAATGAGATGATCAACCATCTTAGTAGCCCCCTCTTTGTTATTGTTGCATGGAGGATGATACACAATACCCACAAAAAGAATCGGAACAGTTCTCGGCAGCCACTTTGGACGAGCCTGTAGCCACATAACCTCCACTCCGTCTATCTCAAGGTCGTACAGTCTTTTGACAGGTATGTCTTCGGCGATGTAAAGAGCCACACCCCCACCTTTACCATATAACCTATCCTTTCTGAACAGCCTAAAACCATCGATGGCTAAAACGTCATCAGGGATTTCAGGTACAGTCCATGTCTCAGTGATACATGCCAGTTGTGCAGAATGATAGGCCAGAGTAGCCTCTAACTCACATTTCTTACTAACAAGTGATCGTACATTAGACAAGAATAGGCATGGAAGGGTCCTAAAGTTCTGTCGTGTTGTCCTGCCATAAGTGGCGGGGACTGTTGTTATCTTACGAAGTACTCTATTGTTTACGACACATCTGCGACTTACATAGTCATTTGCATATACATCAAGTCTATGTGTAACCAGTGGTTTGATTCTACAATGTTTCTGTTTCCTAGCCAGCCCACCGCGGTTCCCTCTTATTCttacatttgaaatgtttgcataacACATGATTCAGATCTAGAAGGGTGGTATCTGCTTAGAAAGATCGTCAACAAATCATCTACAGATCGTCTACAGCTGCCGCTGATCCGGCGCTTAACTATTTACAATGAGCCTTCGTCAGACTAATACTTtagtctaatttgcatatgaatgcTGGCGCTTAGTTCAATACTGTTAAACCTAGATGACACAATGCTACAATAATTATCAGGACTTCAATAACATTCATATACAATATTCACATTCAAAGAATAGATAGGACAATGGATAACTACAAACAGGTTCAAATGGTAAAAAAACTGCATCTGCATCTGAGAAGCACCGCTCagaactgcccccctccccaatcggTCGCTAGTTGAAACGTAGAAGGTCCCGACGTCAAAGGCATATAATACAGAAAACAATAATGACCACAGGGAACCAAACTTCTGTCTCAAAGAGCCGAAGGGCGCGGACCTAATTGAGTTGTGCTTCTCAGCAGAAAGTATAAAAACTAGTCTAACGTTAACGTGGAGGCATCAGAGGTCGTAAGTGTGGCGCCCTCCCCACTTaagaaagacatcaaaacaggTGGGGTCTCTTACGGATAAATGACTCCTTGGActaaaaatttcaacaaaatctTTCCTACAAAATATTCTATACTGTAAAAGCTATTGTTATGTAAAGTTAAGATGCATGGATGGTTACTTTCCGAACAGATATTCAACAGATTAAAAACCCTAACCACTCACACAGAAGAAAACATGGCAGCCAGAAACTATGCTTTCAATTCACTCTTGCTCGTTTCCATTACTATCTTAATCCTTTCCTGGAACAATTCCATGCAAATACTGTGAATCATGATGTTTGATTCTATATAACTTTTGATTATTAGCAAATGTAGAGACTTTTGACAAGTAACAAGGAAATGACCTCCCATCAAAACCTTCAAGTCCCTTCATATTAAAGAAACAGGGAGAAAAATCAGTCTCTGCTCTATCATAAGCTAAAACCATGGAGAAAAACCATGATTAAAAACTCTGCAGACTAGATACAAATACAGCCTGTCTGTTAGATAAACAACAACTGACAGATCCTGTAGTCCAGTGCCAACCTCAGTCAAAATGAATGGAAAAATTATAATAAATGCATAAATGAACATTtgatttaacgttgggtaacataaattcgggattttccgataatggttgactgaaatcaatctagcagaacaataaaccatccttttttttctattattctgtcagtatcatgtactatctttgcactaatcatatatatggtagattttgtctctagtcgtgctgacaccataatatttcaacttgaaactatcgtccgccgcacgcacaatgacggtgctgtcggacaggggggcacattaattcgggagagaagattcgtcttgaatatcttaccgctaatcacattttatacagcagctattcgttccatccttggcttgaggagagtgctatggatatagacgtgtccaagcaaaaaaaaatacacgaaaaaacggccgtaccgcacgcattaggccttcgggaacaacccgtgtgttgagtcggtagaacgtcactcaaagttcacccccaccgtcatagaaatttgtacattattcatcggggcgttagctggatgccgtagaaatggtaatactactatgtccatgtgtttctgcttgtgctaagagcaaactttgaggaaaatatcgccatcagtccactatcacacgcaacatttggacaaaaaagtgttcctcgcaaacgtttgtcgtctgccgaatagcaggattctgggtaacgaatatggcggcgggaaaattcaccgtagtgccgtagccattggttgtagcaacaaagaggcgttttgatgattaatcacacttagagtccagttgtagattagcaaaagagattctaataagttgtattgtaaataattgtgtttagcaggaagcggatgtgacatttgtcctataaaccagcgaacaactatgtacatataattctcccacgaagccctcagactgtgacaataagggacggagagtttttgacgtagccaacttctaatgcatggttatcgaagcttttcagacagtgttctgaatgcgttagtctgtcaagtttgcatttctagcggtattatcgatgttgcatctagcacatatccctaaacaccccgttttcgaaaaatcccgaatttaagtaccccgcgaatttatgttacccaacgttacaacatGGTGCATGCAATCT carries:
- the LOC136439069 gene encoding mixed lineage kinase domain-like protein, translating into MALLSDLERLTGEVNRLVERATVNSCSIARLATRINEINSELVKDDSMRRVLTLDEAESHQKALREFHSLLEGAKDYLTIFSQDIHNVAPILGRENAKSDFDAFGDRLRRLLPSLLLALSDEQKTRIVEEFSETKMKKEDEEDARADLGDVGNTPVMPGGIEGQQAGGGNVLASEYRNPVCAAQDTTPSISLEELNFNPLPENEITGSERSELGSVYKGAFRNTPGPLAIKKLHVPDGGPHYDRQDSQTSAMDLRREAEVLMKFQSENVVRVFGICTDPGNYLLVMEYAQLGTLRDVLQDKKYDLPWARRVRMGLEGARGLYTLHYGKTSMLHCDVNTRKFLVDGDMHVKLTGFGLATTRSSARKLGRSSRKGRPSSTRHTVKFVAPERISDINTPYDDRAESYSFGIVLSEIASREPPFEGMNESDIAEFVKAGRIQDLPTDCPAKFRLVIDACRALNPALRPLSAEITDGLQDAFIQSVSMARDAS